A stretch of the Halomonas sp. CH40 genome encodes the following:
- a CDS encoding copper chaperone PCu(A)C, producing the protein MPTLRFATLALGSLLFAATASATTLSVDDPYVREVPPGSPATAAFMTLHNSSDSAVRLISADNSIAEHTELHNHVDVDGVMQMRQIEAIEVPAGGSATLAPGGLHLMLIGLQNPVSEGDQVGVSLNFDNGETLELDAPVRPVMPMRHHQE; encoded by the coding sequence ATGCCAACATTACGCTTTGCTACGCTCGCCTTGGGCAGCCTGTTATTTGCCGCGACAGCCAGTGCCACTACCTTGAGCGTCGATGATCCTTACGTGCGTGAGGTACCGCCCGGCTCACCTGCCACCGCCGCTTTCATGACCTTGCACAATAGCAGTGATAGCGCGGTTCGCCTGATCAGTGCCGACAATAGCATTGCCGAGCATACCGAGCTGCATAACCACGTGGATGTAGACGGCGTGATGCAAATGCGTCAGATTGAGGCCATAGAGGTACCCGCAGGTGGCTCTGCCACACTGGCACCCGGCGGCCTGCACTTGATGCTGATTGGCCTGCAAAACCCAGTGAGTGAAGGCGATCAGGTAGGGGTAAGCCTGAACTTTGATAACGGTGAAACGCTGGAACTTGATGCCCCCGTGCGACCGGTCATGCCAATGCGTCATCACCAGGAATAA
- a CDS encoding antibiotic biosynthesis monooxygenase — protein MYIAMNRFRIAPGREEDFLNIWRNRDSYLDEVPGFKSFHMLQGESKEDCTVFISHSEWTSQAAFRAWTKSEAFRKAHANAKAPEGIYLGPPQFEGYDVVL, from the coding sequence ATGTATATCGCTATGAACCGTTTTCGTATTGCGCCGGGGCGGGAAGAGGATTTCCTGAATATCTGGCGTAATCGCGACAGTTACCTGGATGAAGTGCCGGGCTTCAAGTCGTTTCATATGCTCCAGGGTGAGAGCAAAGAAGACTGTACGGTATTTATTTCTCACAGCGAATGGACGTCACAAGCCGCGTTTCGCGCCTGGACCAAATCCGAGGCATTCCGCAAGGCGCATGCCAACGCCAAGGCGCCCGAAGGGATCTATCTTGGCCCGCCGCAGTTCGAGGGCTATGACGTCGTGCTTTGA